In Engraulis encrasicolus isolate BLACKSEA-1 chromosome 15, IST_EnEncr_1.0, whole genome shotgun sequence, the following proteins share a genomic window:
- the LOC134463918 gene encoding uncharacterized protein LOC134463918, producing MVVQEQDEAASIAEEEMENHPEADMSFTVPRSLEQLPTRRRGHPQDEQLPLPEMILPDCPITFEQIAGGATGGGDILLADSYGFTYSKKRETNACITWVCSKKSLQCRATVKQVGEDYTPGTQDHNHPSNPEKVATAKARALVKEAAMTDFVKGAGKLAEEALDLLNKDEPLPDVCRDSLARAANRARATLRPKHPADLAFQLDMGHIPNGFLRRDIQLEGRRHLIFATDHQLTVLSDALTWYMDGTFKTARDPFKQLFTIHSFIHSGDSMKQVPLCYVMMSRRKTEDYTAVFNAVRDMLPRSPRVEEAVLDFEQAVWSALPEVFPGIEIFGCWFHWAQTVYRKIARLGLRRAYMKQPAVRQYLKELMALPNLPAEHIATAFEELRRRRPVNTRSEDIEELLEYLEDTWVKNAAHPPSAWSTFQRTVRTNNDVEGWHKRINLQVKDKPNLYLLVGILHKESSLLPLQVRLLHQRAIGRLTSKQDSSKQAKLEKLWASYGEMTTSRYLRQCAGLSDHSEAVRQCAG from the exons ATGGTGGTCCAGGAACAAGACGAGGCAGCGAGCATAGCTGAGGAAGAGATGGAAAACCATCCTGAAGCCGACATGTCTTTTACAGTGCCCAGGTCACTGGAACAGCTACCCACTCGTCGTAGAGGGCACCCACAGGATGAGCAGCTTCCGCTTCCGGAGATGATCTTGCCAGACTGCCCAATCACGTTCGAACAGATCGCAGGTGGAGCCACAGGAGGCGGTGATATCCTACTTGCAGACAGCTACGGCTTCACCTACTCCAAGAAGAGAGAAACCAATGCTTGCATTACCTGGGTGTGCAGCAAAAAGAGTTTGCAGTGTCGTGCCACAGTGAAGCAGGTCGGGGAAGACTACACACCTGGGACCCAAGACCACAATCACCCCAGCAACCCAGAAAAGGTGGCCACTGCAAAAGCCAGAGCTTTG GTAAAGGAGGCTGCAATGACTGATTTTGTTAAGGGTGCCGGAAAGCTGGCGGAGGAGGCCCTGGACCTCCTTAATAAAGATGAGCCACTGCCCGATGTTTGCCGTGACTCACTAGCTCGTGCTGCGAACCGGGCAAGAGCTACACTAAGGCCAAAGCATCCAGCTGATCTTGCATTTCAG TTGGATATGGGGCACATCCCCAATGGTTTTCTCAGGCGAGACATCCAGCTTGAGGGGCGTAGACACCTCATCTTTGCCACCGACCATCAGCTGACGGTACTCTCGGACGCCCTCACATGGTACATGGATGGGACGTTCAAGACGGCTCGCGACCCCTTCAAACAGCTGTTTACGATACACAGCTTTATCCACTCGGGGGACAGCATGAAGCAGGTGCCACTCTGCTACGTCATGATGTCAAGAAGAAAAACCGAGGACTACACGGCTGTATTCAACGCCGTCCGGGACATGCTGCCCAGAAGCCCGCGGGTGGAAGAAGCAGTTTTGGACTTTGAGCAAGCAGTGTGGAGTGCATTGCCAGAGGTGTTCCCAGGCATCGAGATCTTCGGTTGCTGGTTTCACTGGGCGCAAACCGTGTACCGAAAG ATCGCACGGCTTGGTCTGAGACGCGCCTATATGAAACAACCAGCTGTCAGGCAGTACCTGAAGGAGCTGATGGCCCTCCCCAACCTCCCAGCCGAGCACATAGCAACAGCCTTTGAAGAGCTCAGGCGGCGCCGCCCAGTGAACACCAGATCCGAGGATATAGAAGAACTCCTGGAATACCTGGAGGACACCTGGGTGAAGAATGCTGCCCATCCTCCCTCGGCCTGGTCAACCTTCCAGAGGACCGTCCGTACAAACAATGATGTGGAGGGTTGGCACAAGCGCATTAACCTCCAGGTGAAAGACAAACCAAACCTTTATCTTCTGGTTGGAATCCTACACAAAGAGAGCAGTCTCCTGCCTCTGCAGGTCCGCCTTCTCCACCAGCGGGCCATCGGGCGGCTAACAAGCAAGCAGGACAGCTCTAAACAGGCAAAGCTGGAGAAACTCTGGGCGTCTTATGGAGAGATGACCACCTCAAGATACCTACGGCAGTGTGCTGGGTTGAGCGACCACTCCGAAGCCGTCAGGCAGTGTGCTGGGTAG